Proteins encoded together in one Triticum dicoccoides isolate Atlit2015 ecotype Zavitan chromosome 7B, WEW_v2.0, whole genome shotgun sequence window:
- the LOC119336398 gene encoding ATP-dependent DNA helicase PIF1-like isoform X1 yields MTHRKCFEAVDRTLRDVLSVANPDLADIPFGGVVMVLGGDLRQILPVVEGGTRPQIIDAAITNSPLWHSVKKLSLSINMRLGVHGADTQAQKDVALFSRWVLDLGEGKLPVTRRGDEVEASWIQIPDDLLVCTSGDPIAAIVSSVYGDFFHNYLNSGYLQERAILAPTNDHAEDINDHILALVPTDSRVYLSADSIDDSSDSVRDKDVYYPVEYLNATKIINFPNHRLTLKVGVPVMLLRNLSQANGLCNGTRLIVKELGDRLIEAVIMTGSHVGDTVYIPRIELLAKKGNAPFVLRRRQFPVRVCYAMTINKSQGQTMSAVGIYLKGPVFTHGQLYVAVSRVTSRASLKILILDADGKCGSETKNIVFPGVFRAAGMT; encoded by the coding sequence ATGACACACAGGAAATGCTTTGAGGCTGTAGATAGAACTTTGCGTGATGTCCTCTCTGTGGCTAATCCAGATCTTGCTGATATTCCGTTCGGTGGAGTAGTGATGGTCTTGGGTGGTGACCTTAGACAAATCTTACCGGTCGTTGAGGGAGGTACTAGGCCTCAGATCATTGATGCGGCAATCACGAATTCTCCGCTATGGCATTCTGTTAAAAAATTGTCGCTTTCTATTAACATGCGCTTGGGTGTGCATGGTGCGGATACCCAGGCGCAAAAGGATGTTGCCTTATTTAGCAGATGGGTGCTAGATCTTGGGGAAGGGAAGTTGCCTGTCACAAGGcgaggcgatgaggtcgaggctTCTTGGATACAGATACCGGACGACCTCTTGGTTTGTACGTCTGGTGATCCAATAGCTGCTATTGTTTCTTCTGTCTATGGTGATTTTTTTCATAACTACCTGAACTCTGGTTACTTGCAAGAGAGAGCCATTTTAGCCCCTACCAATGACCATGCTGAGGATATTAATGATCACATTCTTGCATTGGTTCCTACTGATAGCAGAGTCTATTTGAGTGCTGATTCTATTGATGATTCTTCGGATTCTGTTAGGGACAAAGATGTTTACTATCCAGTCGAGTACCTAAATGCAACTAAAATTATAAATTTCCCAAATCATAGGCTGACTCTTAAGGTTGGTGTTCCGGTTATGCTTCTTAGAAACCTGAGCCAGGCAAATGGTTTGTGTAATGGTACACGACTAATTGTAAAAGAATTAGGTGATCGGCTTATCGAAGCTGTCATTATGACTGGCTCACATGTGGGTGATACTGTTTATATCCCCAGGATTGAATTATTGGCAAAGAAGGGAAATGCACCCTTTGTGCTTAGACGTCGCCAGTTTCCTGTTCGTGTGTGCTATGCCATGACAATTAATAAGAGCCAGGGACAGACCATGTCTGCTGTTGGTATATATCTTAAGGGTCCTGTTTTTACACACGGGCAGCTGTATGTGGCAGTGTCTCGTGTTACGTCGAGGGCTtctttgaaaatccttatattagaTGCTGATGGCAAATGCGGCTCTGAGACCAAGAACATTGTTTTTCCTGGGGTCTTCCGTGCCGCGGGGATGACTTAG